In Phycisphaerae bacterium RAS2, the DNA window GCCCACTGCCTTCGCCGATCACCATAATTAACGATGCGAATGTTTACAACATGATTTCCGATCAGTTTATGTAAGCAAAACCTGGTGAGAACAGCGCGACTCATCCGAGCCGCGACCGTCAGGGAGCGCCGAGTGGAGCTTGGGTAGGCAAGAAAGCCCAAGTCCGTAATTAATTGCTCAATCACAAAGGACGGGATGAACAATCCGCTCGCCTACTTCATCACGTTTTCATGCAAGGGCGCTCGGTTTCACGGCGATCCGCGCGGATCCGTGGATCGCGACCACAATCAGCCCGAAGGTGAATTTGCGCCCTCCAATCCTGTTCGCGTTTCATCAGAAGCCGACCGGATGAACCACGGTCCGATCGTCTTGTCGCCCGAACAGCGCGCCTGCCTTGAAGCGACGATGCATGAGGTCTCCAAGCACCGCGGATGGACGATACACGCACTGGCCGTACGTTCCAACCATCTCCACG includes these proteins:
- a CDS encoding Transposase IS200 like protein, with protein sequence MNNPLAYFITFSCKGARFHGDPRGSVDRDHNQPEGEFAPSNPVRVSSEADRMNHGPIVLSPEQRACLEATMHEVSKHRGWTIHALAVRSNHLHVVVSASGTSPERVMNDLKAYGTRRLRKQGLLESITSLWTRHGSTKYLWKTADIAKAVQYVDEWQDDPRRFD